One Ooceraea biroi isolate clonal line C1 chromosome 6, Obir_v5.4, whole genome shotgun sequence genomic window carries:
- the LOC105286660 gene encoding circadian clock-controlled protein translates to MAAKATLIAFLLATIGAITARDIPDFLHICNTRDPQYNDCLLESVRTLQPYLKTGVPDYNVPSLEPLKLKKLTFTPTNSLRLQASDIDVFGASNYIPHKARADTEKLLYAIDIELPNIIVEGKYEMNGRVLLLPIHGSGGLHGNFSNCIGAVRVLGEKYTEEGVEKIRIKDFNLKISVGHGTLKLDNLFGGEQVLGDVVNNAINNNFDLFMKELLPLVEKALSKAFQNIADNIVQQFSYEQLFPNA, encoded by the exons ATGGCGGCGAAGGCAACACTTATCGCGTTCCTGTTGGCGACGATCGGTGCAATAACTGCACGAGATATAC CCGACTTCCTGCATATTTGCAATACCCGCGACCCGCAGTACAATGATTGTCTCCTCGAGAGCGTAAGAACGTTGCAGCCTTATCTGAAGACAGGCGTACCGGATTACAATGTGCCGTCCTTAGAACCCCTCAAACTGAAGAAACTGACGTTTACTCCAACAAATAGCTTGCGGTTACAGGCGAGTGATATCGACGTGTTCGGTGCTAGCAACTATATTCCTCATAAGGCGAG agCCGATACCGAGAAATTGCTTTACGCAATAGACATCGAATTACCGAACATCATCGTCGAGGGAAAATACGAGATGAACGGCAGGGTGTTGTTACTTCCGATTCATGGCTCCGGCGGATTGCACGGCAACTTCTCGAATTGTATAG GCGCGGTCAGAGTTCTAGGTGAAAAGTATACAGAGGAGGGCGTCGAGAAGATACGCATTAAGGATTTCAATTTGAAGATCTCTGTGGGCCACGGGACGCTGAAACTGGACAACCTGTTCGGTGGCGAACAGGTACTCGGAGATGTCGTCAATAACGCCATCAACAATAACTTCGACCTCTTCATGAAGGAACTTCTGCCGTTGGTGGAGAAGGCGCTGTCCAAGGCGTTCCAGAATATCGCTGACAATATCGTTCAGCAGTTCTCGTATGAGCAACTCTTCCCCAATGCGTAA